In Pseudomonas saudiphocaensis, one DNA window encodes the following:
- a CDS encoding CsbD family protein, which yields MSSTTDKMKGNLNEAAGKAKQGLGEATDNQRMKNEGKRQEVKGEAQQVKGDVKDAVKRGVDKA from the coding sequence ATGAGCAGTACTACCGACAAGATGAAAGGCAACCTCAATGAAGCCGCCGGCAAGGCCAAGCAGGGCTTGGGCGAAGCGACTGACAACCAGCGCATGAAGAACGAAGGCAAGCGCCAGGAAGTCAAAGGCGAAGCGCAACAGGTCAAAGGTGATGTGAAAGACGCAGTCAAGCGCGGCGTCGACAAGGCCTGA
- the fdxA gene encoding ferredoxin FdxA, with protein sequence MTFVVTDNCIKCKYTDCVEVCPVDCFYEGPNFLVIHPDECIDCALCEPECPAQAIFSEDEVPDDQQEYIELNADLAEVWPNITEKKDALPDAEEWDGVKDKLQYLER encoded by the coding sequence ATGACCTTCGTCGTCACCGACAACTGCATCAAGTGCAAATACACCGATTGCGTAGAAGTCTGTCCGGTGGACTGTTTCTATGAAGGCCCCAACTTCCTGGTCATCCACCCGGACGAGTGCATTGACTGCGCCCTTTGCGAGCCGGAATGCCCAGCCCAGGCAATTTTCTCCGAAGACGAAGTGCCTGACGATCAGCAGGAATACATCGAGCTCAACGCCGACCTGGCTGAAGTCTGGCCGAACATCACCGAGAAGAAGGACGCGCTTCCCGACGCCGAGGAGTGGGATGGCGTTAAGGACAAGCTGCAGTACCTGGAGCGTTAA
- the mutS gene encoding DNA mismatch repair protein MutS, which produces MPKDTQDLSKHTPMMQQYWRLKREHPDQLMFYRMGDFYELFYEDAKKAAKLLDITLTARGQSGGNAVPMAGIPFHSAEGYLSRLVKLGESVVICEQIGDPATSKGPVERQVVRIITPGTVSDEALLDEHRDNLLAAVVGDEKLFGLSVLDITSGRFTVQEFGGWETLLAEVERLNPAELMIPDDWPAGLPLEKRRGVRRRAPWDFDRDSAFKSLCQQFATQDLKGFGCEKLTLAIGAAGCLLAYAKETQRTALHHLRSLRHERLDDSVVLDGATRRNLELDINLGGGRDNTLQSVVDRCQTAMGSRLLSRWLNRPLRDRQVLEARQDSITCLLEHYRFEQIQPQLKEIGDLERILARIGLRNARPRDLARLRDALAALPQLQTGMQELVAPHLIELATSIRTYPELADLLARAIIDNPPAVIRDGGVLKTGYDAELDELQSLSENAGQYLMDLETREKARTGLANLKVGYNRVHGYFIELPSKQAESAPADYIRRQTLKGAERFITPELKEFEDKALSAKSRALAREKQLYDELLELLIGHLAPLQESAAALAELDVLSNLAERALTLDLNRPRFVEQPCLRIEQGRHPVVEQVLQTPFVANDLSLDNDTRMLVITGPNMGGKSTYMRQTALIVLLAQIGSFVPAKACELSLVDRIFTRIGSSDDLAGGRSTFMVEMSETANILHNASDRSLVLMDEVGRGTSTFDGLSLAWAAAEHLAKLRAFTLFATHYFELTVLPESEPVVANVHLSATEHNERIVFLHHVLPGPASQSYGLAVAQLAGVPGEVIQRARDHLSRLETTSLPHEMPKMEPGQPAPPMQNDLFASLPHPVIEALGKVQPDDLTPRQALELLYKLKTQI; this is translated from the coding sequence ATGCCCAAAGACACTCAAGACCTCTCCAAACATACGCCAATGATGCAGCAATACTGGAGGCTCAAGCGCGAGCATCCGGACCAGCTGATGTTCTACCGCATGGGGGACTTCTACGAGCTGTTCTACGAGGACGCCAAGAAGGCCGCCAAACTGCTGGATATCACCCTTACCGCCCGCGGCCAGTCCGGTGGGAATGCGGTTCCCATGGCCGGAATTCCGTTTCATTCGGCCGAAGGCTATCTCAGCCGCCTGGTGAAGCTGGGCGAATCGGTGGTGATCTGCGAACAGATCGGCGACCCGGCTACCAGCAAGGGGCCGGTGGAACGCCAGGTGGTGCGCATCATCACCCCGGGCACGGTAAGCGACGAAGCGCTGCTTGACGAGCACCGCGACAATCTCCTGGCCGCCGTGGTGGGCGATGAAAAACTCTTCGGCCTTTCGGTACTGGATATCACCAGTGGCCGTTTTACAGTTCAGGAGTTCGGCGGCTGGGAAACCCTGCTGGCCGAAGTCGAGCGTCTGAACCCCGCTGAGCTGATGATCCCCGACGACTGGCCAGCCGGGTTACCGCTGGAAAAACGCCGTGGCGTGCGGCGGCGTGCGCCCTGGGATTTCGATCGTGACAGCGCCTTCAAAAGTCTCTGCCAGCAGTTCGCGACCCAGGACCTGAAAGGCTTCGGCTGCGAGAAACTGACTCTGGCCATCGGCGCCGCGGGCTGCCTGCTGGCCTACGCCAAGGAAACCCAGCGCACCGCCCTGCATCACCTGCGCAGCCTGCGCCATGAGCGCCTCGACGACAGCGTGGTGCTCGACGGCGCCACCCGGCGCAACCTGGAGCTGGACATCAACCTCGGCGGCGGCCGCGACAACACCCTGCAGTCGGTGGTCGACCGCTGCCAGACCGCCATGGGTTCGCGTTTGCTGAGTCGCTGGCTGAACCGCCCGCTGCGTGACCGTCAGGTGCTGGAAGCGCGCCAGGACTCGATCACCTGTCTGCTGGAGCATTACCGCTTCGAGCAAATCCAGCCGCAGCTCAAGGAGATCGGCGATCTGGAGCGCATCCTGGCCCGGATCGGCCTGCGCAACGCCCGCCCACGGGACCTGGCGCGCCTGCGGGATGCCCTGGCCGCCCTGCCCCAACTGCAGACCGGCATGCAGGAGCTGGTGGCACCGCACCTGATCGAGCTGGCCACCAGCATCCGCACCTATCCGGAGCTGGCCGACCTTCTGGCCAGGGCGATCATCGACAACCCGCCGGCGGTAATTCGCGACGGTGGCGTGCTGAAGACCGGCTACGACGCCGAGCTGGACGAGCTGCAGTCGCTCTCGGAAAACGCCGGCCAGTACCTGATGGACCTGGAAACCCGCGAGAAGGCGCGCACCGGGCTGGCCAACCTCAAGGTCGGCTACAACCGCGTGCACGGCTATTTCATCGAGCTGCCCAGCAAGCAGGCCGAGTCAGCACCGGCCGACTACATTCGCCGGCAGACGCTGAAGGGCGCCGAGCGTTTTATCACCCCGGAGCTCAAGGAGTTCGAAGACAAGGCCCTGTCGGCCAAGAGCCGCGCCCTGGCTCGCGAGAAGCAGCTCTACGACGAGCTGCTGGAGTTGCTGATCGGCCACCTGGCGCCATTGCAGGAATCCGCCGCGGCCCTGGCCGAACTGGATGTACTGAGCAACCTTGCCGAACGCGCCCTGACCCTCGACCTGAACCGTCCACGCTTCGTCGAGCAGCCTTGCCTGCGTATCGAGCAGGGTCGCCACCCGGTGGTGGAGCAGGTGCTGCAGACGCCTTTCGTGGCCAACGACCTGAGCCTCGACAACGACACCCGCATGCTGGTGATCACCGGGCCGAACATGGGCGGTAAATCCACCTATATGCGCCAGACCGCGCTGATCGTGCTGCTGGCGCAGATCGGCAGCTTCGTGCCGGCCAAGGCCTGCGAGCTGTCGCTGGTGGACCGCATCTTCACCCGCATCGGCTCGAGCGATGACCTGGCCGGTGGCCGCTCCACCTTTATGGTGGAGATGAGCGAAACCGCCAATATCCTGCATAACGCCAGTGATCGCAGCCTGGTGCTGATGGACGAAGTCGGCCGTGGCACCAGCACCTTCGATGGCCTATCGCTGGCCTGGGCCGCCGCCGAGCATCTGGCCAAGCTGCGGGCCTTCACCCTGTTCGCCACCCACTACTTCGAGCTGACGGTGTTGCCGGAAAGCGAGCCGGTGGTGGCCAACGTGCACCTGTCGGCCACCGAGCACAACGAGCGCATCGTCTTTCTGCACCATGTGCTACCGGGCCCGGCCAGCCAGAGCTACGGCCTGGCAGTGGCGCAACTGGCGGGCGTGCCCGGCGAAGTGATCCAGCGTGCCCGCGACCATCTGTCGCGCCTGGAAACCACCAGCCTGCCCCATGAAATGCCGAAAATGGAACCCGGCCAACCGGCTCCGCCCATGCAGAACGACCTGTTCGCCAGCCTGCCGCACCCGGTCATCGAGGCGCTGGGCAAGGTCCAGCCAGACGATCTGACACCGCGTCAGGCGCTGGAACTGCTATATAAGCTGAAAACGCAGATCTGA